GACTTTTTCCTGAATGGATATAACATTGTGGTTTCAGAATATGTCCAAGAGCTTTTCTTGGCATAAACCCACTCCTTATTCACATCTTGGAGTTCATCACTGTGAACTAGAGAATACCTATGTTGCATAGAAACTCTTCTTTAGTAGCGTTTCTACGtttccattttttttctattaccGTTTCATAGCTATACCCGGTGTCAGTTTCCGTTTTAGTTACTgtttccgtttccgtgcaacataggagAATACATATCTTGTGACTAATAATCCAGGCTCACTAGTATATGGAATGCCAGGTAGCATACGTTTTGTTTAATCTTTGGCCGTTGTCTCTTCAATTGCTGATGTTTAAGTTATATCCTGGCATTTCAGAACAAGTGTTCACTGTTAAATTGCCTGAATGCTATTGTGGGCGGTATAATTATTCTTTTGTAGATAGATTTTTTCTTTTGGCGTAATTGAATGTTGGAATTACATTGTCAATCGGGATCCAATTGCTTGAACATCTAAAGGATAGAAGGGCTAATGATCAATAATTGCTTGGAAAATTTGCTTTGTTTGCTAAATAGTTTTATATTCTATTTTGTGTGCTGGACCTTGTCCTAGAAGTTTCTTAAAGTAAATGATTTTTTCTGGATTTTTGAATAACCAATCTCCTCTCCTGTCAGCTATATGTCATGTCACTGTCAGTAATGGAGATTGGTTGTAATTTGCATTTGGGTTGATTAGTATTAGTCAGAATCTTTGAGCGTATTGATTGCAATACTTATGAATCTCCATCCTTTCTCCTCTCTCTTTCTGACTCGGAAATCTCCTCACTTTTTCTAATTGATATTTCCTTTCCTTTTACACCTTTGTTTTTCTAATTATTGTTCTGTAAAAGATCTTGAATATGGTAGTACTTAATCTTACCAAAATATAGAATGCTTTAAATATTTACAGCCTAtattacttttctaaaaagtataaaaaccttaacaatatgaaaaacaaatagGCAATTTTATTGTTGAATTCGTGCTTATTGCTTTTATATCATCTATAATATTTTATCTGGTAAGATAAACAATAGTTGCtgctttatttatatatttgggtGATAAGGTGCTTGCTTTATCTTTTGGACGACCTTTTGTTGAATGCTGAATCATTAGGTGGGGCCTTTTATTTGGTGGGGTTTTATCATCCCAAAGGTGAATACATAATTGCTCCGAACTTTATGCTAAGAATATTTCTTCTATCTACGTTTTTGCTTTGTCATATCGTCTTTTCATGCTAGTGAAAAACCTGCCCCGTCTCTATTCTTTCTTGCTGGCTCCCCCactttttataaattattaatgCTTGAAATAATTATTGGATTTTGGTTACTTACCTTTTCATTTTCAACCCTTCTCAGGTAGCTGCATAATATGGACTATGAGAAATATATTTCCCGGGAATGGAAATCAGTGACAACCACCGGATCACCTGCCTCGTCAAGCTGCGGTTTTGACTGTAATATTTGCCTTGAATTTGCACATGAGCCAGTTGTTACCCTTTGTGGTCACCTATATTGCTGGCCATGTATCTACAAATGGCTTCATATCCAGAGTGATTCTCTTGCATCCGACGAGCATCCTCAATGTCCGGTCTGCAAAGCCGATATATCACACACAACGATGGTCCCCCTTTACGGACGCGGCCATACCCCAACTCCACAAACACCCTTTCAAGGCATGATCATACCCCCTAGACCATCAGCTTGTGCTGCTCATTCACAAGCTTTGGTATCAAGCACAACAACTCATACTGCTCAGCAGCTCCCCTACCGAAACCcctatcaaaatcatcatcatcatcactaCAATTCCAATCCATACCACACCTTTGAGGGCGCATCTCCGTCGCCTTTACTTAACATCGGAGACTCTTCTGTTACCGGTTTCCAGCATCCGTTTGTTGGGATGTTCGGTGAGATGGTTTATGCAAGGGTGTTTGGAAACTCGCAGAGCTTGTATACGTACCCGAATTCGTATCATCTTGTGGGAAGTAATAATCCGAGGTGGAGAAGGCAGGAGATGCAGGCAGATAAGTCATTGAATAGAATCTCAATTTTCCTCTTCTGCTGCTTTCTTTTATGTCTTATGGTATTctaataatttgttttaataTCCATATTGTGCCTTGTGTATAGTTtgtataaaagaaaaagatcaactgATGTAACATTATGAAACATTATTAGAATGAGATGatatagtatatatattattagaattTAAATGTTGAATCTCACTGTACTTGGGGTTTTGCTCATGTTAAATGATCTGCCAACCGAGAAGGGACCGGTGGAACTTGAACACCTACTGATTGTCAGAAAACGTAGAAAAAATTAATGGTAGTGGTTTTGcaaattgtgtttttttttttgggatgaTAATATTAAAGATTAGGTATGTGTGACATCCCCTAAATTAAATTAGAGGTAGCCTTAAGCTTTTGTCTCTGAATTATTGTCCTGGCTTCTGGGCCACTTTCCCCTCTTTTAAATAAAGCTATATATTTTGCCAAGTGACGATAGGGtgttatgttcacaagaaaatTAAAAGACATATCCTTAAGATAGACATATCCTTAAGATGCTAtctttctttatatatatatatccaaattccatatttttattaaaataaaaagtggtGGTTGATTATTTTATGGGAATCTGAAAATAAGAGTAATATCTCGAATTTAGAAGATTTTTAATGATTCCTAAACCCTGTTTATAAATTAATACACCCATTTGGTTcccaaactaaagcttcaaaatcaatcaggattctaaactatcaaaataatcaatcaagtttttgaactaaataaaatcattaattgagtcTCCGAATGATTTTCAATAAGatctcaattaatgatttttggttagttCATGAATctgattgataattttgatagtttaaagttcTAATTGATTCGTAAACCTTAGTTTAGGAAGCCAAATAAGTATAGTGTATTATACCTTAAAAATAATATGATACACTAAAATGTAAAACTTCCGCTACAATTCTTTGAAGACcaaagtaataaaagaaaaagtaaaagcAAAGAATCGAATTTGtcttaaaaaatttgatttacCTTTTGATTTTTATATACTAAATTGATCCTTAAATATGTCCaaaaaaaacttgatttttTGAATGAATGCTGGGACGCGAAGGCAgtccggacatcccaactaggttggcacccccgacGCAGTCAacaacccgaatattattaaaaaaagaaaataaaatagacTACACAGGAGGAAGAAAAAATCaagaaacaaaaaataaaaaattacagaaaGCGAGTATGAGCTACATTGCACAGATCGTCAAACAGGAAAGCCTGACAGAAATGAGGAGCAGAATTCCACCAGTGATAATCAACTGTCGATTGCCCAAAACCTGCGAGCCGATCTGCCGCCTGATTGCCTTCGCGAAAGATATGAGTAACTATCCAATTCATATCATTGGGCCTAGCTAAGCAGTCGATCCaatcttttttaattttccaaGGAACCTCCCTCACTTTGTTTCGAAGCAGATGCACCGCATAGCTAGAGTCCGATTCAATCCATAGGCACCTCCAATTTCTTTCCCACGCAACCTTAACTGCATAAATGATTGCTTTTAGCTCAGCCACATGTGCCGGTGAGTCCTGAATAGGGAATGCAAAGCTCCCAACAGCAAAACATCTGAAATTCCGGAAAACACCTCCCGCCCCATCATTACCAGAACGACTTGCAGCACCGTCCGTATTCACCTTGATCCACCCACTCGAAGGTgattgataggggcgtttcgtccctatcttttagcgtgatttacggtttaattttagatgaaataaatgaatttaattgcaaaaatagaatgttttaataaaataatgaaataaaaataaattccgtacttttggttaattttccttatttttgattaatttagaaaataaaacgtcaagctaactcggctctcgcgaattgtatttcaggtatgagcaaggagcgaaaatccaccgacatacgcggggcgtatcacccttcacgcggggcgtggaacacttggtcagaaataattgttcaatccacaggcaccacgtgagATCTACTCaccgatacgcggggcgtatcaacctccacgcgaggcgtgtgacatatgtcagaaatgataagcctaatcctgaaagtcagactgcatggcctcccagagtcaactgctcctacgcggggcgtgtaaggaagttcttctaCCTAAAAGACTCAAAGACttatttacgcgaggcgtgcttcagctacgcgtggcgtaaaagacccaattcaagcaataaaatctcagaaactcaaccacgcgaggcgcaccctagtctacgcggggcgtggttgagacaacaagatctggatttggtccacatgcaggagatttctgacggaatgggcaaatacgcggggcatacgccaccatacgcgaggcgtgtcatgggaaatctgtagaaaatcatgttcctccatgcttgtatcttatgaaattacaactctacccctagcttgatgtgtataaataggagtgactagcactcatttaggaaTCCAAGCTTTTGATATACAATTCTTAATATAGTTTAAGCTCTTGTTtcatagttttagattttgtttttaggctttatatagctaaactctatcaccttgagagcttgttcgttgattccggcattccgtcaaagttccgttccatctccgttcaccaagctcgaaagctccacctccaagtcataagagacggccttgagtccggttagctagttccgagggtggattcttcccttttcacttgctaattagcttgtactcttcctatgtactaggcttggttgtatttcatatttacattctccatatttataatttatgattcataatctctttttctatatatgtgttggtgtttgctacttgttttgatactcgtaattgattattgtgtaggagaacacgatttccagcgccattcgggctatctttagggattcatataggtgttgccttaccggaagtgatgctccgaaaaccgtagggattgacaaaccacggaacttacgggccctaatttctggtcccaagcattagacacgccttgactaggaaccacgtagtctaagtacttcacgggtcggtcatactacacgtagtcgtcattgcaagagtaaatcattaaccgtatatatattgggagtcattgtttgtcatatttataacttatcgccatccgtatcatttcgtagagttttgttatataaatttgtctcacccgcaGTTAGGAGTAGTtggtagttgttccccgaatcaactcaaagtattcaccgcttagataacttataaaaccgagtcgtttaatacttgtagttataaatcccgtggattcgatacccggtcttaaccggattattacttaatacgatggggtacacttgcccctaagtagtggcgtctagtagagatagagcatttaaaGATCACATACATAGTCGTAActcacttatcataatatacatttcgtcgcaGAAGCTCTACCTACGCCGTATgccccatcaagtttttggcgccgttgccgaggatttataatttctcgcaatattagacaaaaacgttttattgttagtctatgcattatttttgtataaattgtttatatatactttttatatatactttttactaacaacatttttttttcttgtttataatttatttcattcatttattttatgcacacccgatctcggagtgatactctcgttcctattgatcttgaaattgaacgtactctttgtaggattcggagagagaaaatgaaaaacctcaacaatgaagctaaccagcccgaggtcaaccaaaggccgccggtgcaacccgtgaataataaccgcaatggtggaggcaatgacatgcgctcgatgatggagattcttgctccgcatcgtcctcaaaaccgcaacggaatcgttgcccctaccatcccggccaacacatatgaaatcaagactagcatgatccaactcatccaacaacttggtcaattcggaggggaaccccatgaaaaccctaacgaacacctcgataaatttcttatgtgtgccgaaacctctcggcaaaacggtgttccggttgaggctgtccgactaaagttgtttcctttctctttgacaggacaagcgttggagtggttgcactcgttggaggcgggttcgattacatcatgggtggaacttgagaaggagttcctttcttactacttcccgccctccaaaacggttaagttgaggaacgacaTCACTACCTTTCGGCAGCTCGAGCACGAAGCCCTTCATGCGGCTTGGGCGAGATTCCGAAAATTGCTTCGGAGCTGCCCGCACCATGATATCCCCAAACACTAGGGGTGTTCAAAATTGGTTGGGTTATTATAACCCACCAAATTTCAACCCATCCAACCTATGGAAGATAGTGTTAAGTGGGTTACAACGGGTTAGATGGGTTGAATGGGTTATAACACTTATATTTGATGGTTTATCATAACCCATCTTAATAACCCGTCTAACCCACTCAACCCATATAATTCTTTATATTCTCACTTTGTCTTTTATTTGtctcatttaaattttttaaaaatgtggttattaataatatgatattttttaaattaaaaaaatgaaaattgtaaaACCGGACaattgagaaaataaaaaaaaatctaaaaaggaaaaaatgcaTACTTGAATCGGACATGATGCCCAAATcgtaggggtgttcaaaaaccgaatCGGGCCGAAATAACCGACCGAACCGATGAAATTCGGGTTTTCGGTCTATTTGATTCAGTTTCGgttctaatatatataatatttcggtaatttcggtcggttcggtttttgtgacaaaattaccgaaataaccgaaccaaGCAAAATAAACTCTAATTAGATTGAGAATTATAACCAGATGATTAATAGTTTTCTAAGTTTTTTTAAAGAGTTCTCTAAGTTCTTAATTTTCAATTAGTCCATTTGAAtgtgattaaaataaaaaactttgcAGTTCTATGTTTTCATATTATTCTCATATCTCTAACTCTATTATTAATTTCTAAACGGTAATTCTCAAAAATACAAATTTGTATTTACAAATTAAaagtataaaatttattaattttgaaaCAATAGCCCAGAttaattcatatttttaatattcAGTTTAAATCTAACATAAATTCTAAAATCAACGTAATCATATATAatgatttttataaaaaaattaggctttttattgaaattaaattaattacttttttatCTATAGTTTATTTCAATTTAGTGAAAAATACAGTGAACCGATAagccgaaccgaaccgaaccgaattattCGGTGGGTTCAGTTCGGTTTGCTATTATTATTCGGTTAGGTTCGGTTCTATTTTATTGACTATTCGGTTCGATTCGGGTTTCAGACCGAACCGACCGTTGAACACCCCTACCAAATCGATGGTGAATCGAGCGAGTACACCGATTCTGGCGATTCATGTACtccactaaaaaaatatatgtttaaaattttaaatgcaTAAAAAAACAATGTTGGCCTAATTAAAAAGAGTTCGAAAAGGCAAGATCACTCGTGGTCATGGAAGAAGATTCGTCAATGGTTGATTGATTtggcttttaattttttttttttatatttttcatcgGTTTGTATTTTGATATTCATATACTGATTTATTATCCTTTAACTATGATTTTGAGgtttacttattattattattattattattattattattattattattattattattataaaaaaatcagcagctttaaaaaaaaaaacttagcagcttgtaaaaaaaaaaaaatcaactcaaTAAAAAACATGGAGTTGAATTGTTATATACAATTCATAATAAATATACAATAACCCATCCAACCCACTATAACCCAACCCATCTAACCCACTTAAAAAACTCATACAACCCATCATAACCCACTATAACCCAAcccatcttaaaaaaaaattctttacaTGGGTTGggttaaaattat
The sequence above is drawn from the Euphorbia lathyris chromosome 6, ddEupLath1.1, whole genome shotgun sequence genome and encodes:
- the LOC136233998 gene encoding E3 ubiquitin-protein ligase RMA1H1-like, with product MDYEKYISREWKSVTTTGSPASSSCGFDCNICLEFAHEPVVTLCGHLYCWPCIYKWLHIQSDSLASDEHPQCPVCKADISHTTMVPLYGRGHTPTPQTPFQGMIIPPRPSACAAHSQALVSSTTTHTAQQLPYRNPYQNHHHHHYNSNPYHTFEGASPSPLLNIGDSSVTGFQHPFVGMFGEMVYARVFGNSQSLYTYPNSYHLVGSNNPRWRRQEMQADKSLNRISIFLFCCFLLCLMVF